From the genome of Myxococcales bacterium, one region includes:
- a CDS encoding phosphate/phosphite/phosphonate ABC transporter substrate-binding protein, which produces MKIAKTLMVVMAVVMALGMQSCDRRRGEVGSSSNPVRFYFMPLKGTDLYKQYAPVLEKYIEANSGLSVETIEAPDFITIIKNFGEKKADIAFINTLGYLMAHDWAKAEAYLQMLYDDVYRTYRGEILVRADSEINDISDLNGKKIAFADPFSAGGYLYPLKLLNENKVKVKDTVFAGGHLKGIEMLYNGQVDAAATYHSRPGILGEEKDARIEFLKKYPDIMTKIKILALTDEIPNGPVTLRKDLPEDVKAKLVGAVISFAKTPEGRDALLNLYNVTGLALADNANYDDVRETLKELGKSIDEVVPGGITFYRKNAEAWLEY; this is translated from the coding sequence ATGAAGATTGCAAAGACTTTGATGGTCGTAATGGCGGTCGTGATGGCGCTTGGAATGCAGTCCTGCGACAGGAGGCGCGGTGAGGTCGGAAGCAGCTCCAATCCGGTGAGATTTTATTTCATGCCCCTCAAGGGAACCGATCTCTACAAACAGTACGCCCCAGTATTGGAAAAATATATCGAGGCAAACTCGGGGCTTAGCGTAGAAACTATCGAAGCGCCCGACTTCATAACGATCATAAAAAACTTCGGCGAAAAAAAGGCTGACATCGCATTCATAAATACACTTGGATATCTTATGGCACATGACTGGGCCAAGGCCGAAGCATATCTGCAGATGCTCTATGACGATGTCTACAGAACCTATCGCGGTGAAATTCTGGTTCGCGCCGATAGCGAAATCAACGACATTTCGGATCTGAACGGAAAAAAGATCGCCTTTGCAGATCCCTTTTCAGCAGGAGGATATTTATATCCTCTCAAGCTGCTTAACGAAAACAAGGTCAAGGTCAAAGATACCGTATTCGCCGGCGGACATCTCAAGGGGATAGAGATGCTATACAACGGACAGGTGGATGCCGCCGCCACTTATCATTCACGCCCTGGAATCTTGGGTGAGGAAAAAGATGCTCGTATAGAATTTTTAAAAAAGTATCCTGACATAATGACGAAGATAAAAATTCTCGCACTCACCGATGAAATACCAAACGGCCCAGTGACACTGAGAAAGGATCTCCCGGAAGACGTGAAGGCCAAGCTCGTTGGAGCAGTCATATCATTCGCCAAGACTCCCGAAGGAAGAGATGCTCTGCTAAACCTTTACAATGTTACCGGACTCGCACTGGCCGACAATGCAAACTATGATGACGTGAGGGAAACCCTCAAGGAGCTGGGCAAATCTATTGATGAGGTAGTGCCGGGCGGGATAACCTTCTACAGAAAAAATGCTGAAGCATGGCTGGAATACTAA